In Puntigrus tetrazona isolate hp1 unplaced genomic scaffold, ASM1883169v1 S000000769, whole genome shotgun sequence, the following proteins share a genomic window:
- the ccng1 gene encoding cyclin-G1 isoform X2: MIDQVTGAGALSFAVQLKALLDQEARYQPKLCGLRVIESAQDNGLRMTAKLRDFQVRDLLSLTRFFGFASETFSLAVSLLDRFLAVMKIQPKHLACVGLCCFYIAVKTSEEEKSVPLASDLIRISQNRFTVHDMMRMEKIILEKLYWKVKAPTALHFLRFFHSQIQEQLDAESRRTLNVERLEAQLKACHCCFTFTKLKVKAGDLVCVRELVAKCLAEYATTKCLKPNGQRLRWMISGRTARQLKHSYYKIAHLPTIPEYAC, from the exons ATGATTGATCAGGTGACCGGAGCGGGGGCTTTGTCCTTCGCCGTCCAGCTCAAAGCTCTTCTGGACCAGGAAGCCCGGTATCAGCCCAAGCTCTGTGGACTCCGGGTCATCGAGTCCGCTCAGGATAACGGCCTGAGGATGACCGCCAAGCTGAGAGACTTCCAAGTGCGAGACCTTCTCTCCTTGACCCGGTTCTTCGGCTTCGCTTCAGAGACGTTCTCGCTCGCGGTCAGCCTTCTGGATCGCTTTCTGGCGGTGATGAAG ATTCAGCCCAAACATCTGGCCTGCGTGGGTCTCTGCTGCTTCTACATCGCCGTGAAGACGTCTGAAGAGGAGAAGAGCGTTCCTCTGGCCAGTGACCTCATCAGGATCAGCCAGAACCGCTTCACGGTCCACGACATGATGAGGATGGAGAAGATCATTCTGGAGAAGCTCTACTGGAAGGTCAAGGCTCCGACCGCCCTTCACTTCCTCCGATTCTTCCACTCTCAGATTCAAGAGCAGCTGGACGCAGAAag TAGGAGGACTCTGAACGTGGAGAGGCTGGAGGCTCAGCTCAAGGCCTGCCACTGCTGCTTCACCTTCACGAAACTCAAG GTGAAAGCCGGAGACCTGGTCTGTGTGAGGGAGCTCGTGGCTAAATGCCTGGCCGAGTACGCCACCACCAAGTGCCTGAAGCCCAACGGCCAGAGACTGCGCTGGATGATCTCGGGCCGGACCGCCCGCCAGCTGAAGCACAGCTACTACAAGATCGCCCACCTTCCCACCATCCCCGAGTACGCTTGCTAA
- the ccng1 gene encoding cyclin-G1 isoform X1: MIDQVTGAGALSFAVQLKALLDQEARYQPKLCGLRVIESAQDNGLRMTAKLRDFQVRDLLSLTRFFGFASETFSLAVSLLDRFLAVMKIQPKHLACVGLCCFYIAVKTSEEEKSVPLASDLIRISQNRFTVHDMMRMEKIILEKLYWKVKAPTALHFLRFFHSQIQEQLDAESRRTLNVERLEAQLKACHCCFTFTKLKPSLLALALLALEVEDQHEFEPVPALRDALDALQRSLTVKAGDLVCVRELVAKCLAEYATTKCLKPNGQRLRWMISGRTARQLKHSYYKIAHLPTIPEYAC; encoded by the exons ATGATTGATCAGGTGACCGGAGCGGGGGCTTTGTCCTTCGCCGTCCAGCTCAAAGCTCTTCTGGACCAGGAAGCCCGGTATCAGCCCAAGCTCTGTGGACTCCGGGTCATCGAGTCCGCTCAGGATAACGGCCTGAGGATGACCGCCAAGCTGAGAGACTTCCAAGTGCGAGACCTTCTCTCCTTGACCCGGTTCTTCGGCTTCGCTTCAGAGACGTTCTCGCTCGCGGTCAGCCTTCTGGATCGCTTTCTGGCGGTGATGAAG ATTCAGCCCAAACATCTGGCCTGCGTGGGTCTCTGCTGCTTCTACATCGCCGTGAAGACGTCTGAAGAGGAGAAGAGCGTTCCTCTGGCCAGTGACCTCATCAGGATCAGCCAGAACCGCTTCACGGTCCACGACATGATGAGGATGGAGAAGATCATTCTGGAGAAGCTCTACTGGAAGGTCAAGGCTCCGACCGCCCTTCACTTCCTCCGATTCTTCCACTCTCAGATTCAAGAGCAGCTGGACGCAGAAag TAGGAGGACTCTGAACGTGGAGAGGCTGGAGGCTCAGCTCAAGGCCTGCCACTGCTGCTTCACCTTCACGAAACTCAAG CCGTCGCTGCTGGCTCTGGCTCTCCTTGCTCTGGAGGTGGAGGATCAGCACGAGTTTGAGCCAGTCCCGGCTCTCAGAGACGCTCTGGACGCTCTGCAGCGCAGCTTGACC GTGAAAGCCGGAGACCTGGTCTGTGTGAGGGAGCTCGTGGCTAAATGCCTGGCCGAGTACGCCACCACCAAGTGCCTGAAGCCCAACGGCCAGAGACTGCGCTGGATGATCTCGGGCCGGACCGCCCGCCAGCTGAAGCACAGCTACTACAAGATCGCCCACCTTCCCACCATCCCCGAGTACGCTTGCTAA